A genome region from Myroides fluvii includes the following:
- a CDS encoding oligosaccharide flippase family protein: MSIYKKIFQQTAIYGLAAVFPKVIGFFLVPFHTDLMKNDAYGEYSVIFSIMMLLNVILSFGMETAFFRFYNARDNKQEVINNSMLFLTGTTLVFGVLGFAFVDFWSNLLHIPTNILYYVLWILILDALVIVPFAKLRADQRPLYYSAIRIGNVCIYSVLNVLFLYFLPLLATNNPTSVFASIYVENFQVEYIFIANLVASAATFFVFTKNYWQLNFNINKELLQQMLRYSFPVMVAGLAFAINESFDKILLQRLLPADIASAEVGKYAACYKLGLFMVLFRQAYTLGIEPFFFNYAKNDDAPTKYATVTKYFILMGSLIMLGVVVFADILKVLFIRNESYWDAMTVVPLIILANLCMGIYTNLSVWYKLRDKTSMGAYISIFGAVLTLIFNYALIPIWGYMGSAIATLLAYGSMMLVSYVLGQKYYPIPYDKKAIGLYMGLSILLSYIYFYHFRENYLVGFAALLLFAAVVYSQEKNTLKRILKK, translated from the coding sequence GTGAGTATTTATAAAAAAATTTTTCAACAAACAGCCATCTATGGTTTAGCCGCTGTTTTTCCTAAAGTAATTGGTTTCTTTTTAGTTCCGTTTCACACGGACTTAATGAAAAATGACGCCTATGGGGAATATAGTGTGATCTTTTCCATCATGATGTTGCTGAATGTGATCCTATCCTTCGGAATGGAAACGGCTTTCTTTCGATTTTATAATGCTCGGGATAATAAGCAAGAGGTAATCAACAACAGCATGCTTTTTTTAACTGGAACCACGCTTGTTTTTGGGGTTCTCGGTTTTGCTTTTGTTGATTTCTGGTCCAACCTACTTCACATTCCAACCAATATCCTCTACTATGTATTGTGGATCTTGATTCTGGATGCTTTGGTGATTGTTCCCTTTGCGAAACTAAGAGCTGACCAACGCCCATTGTATTACAGTGCAATTCGTATTGGAAATGTTTGTATCTATTCGGTATTAAATGTATTATTCTTGTATTTCTTGCCTTTATTGGCAACGAATAATCCTACTTCTGTTTTTGCCTCGATTTATGTAGAAAACTTTCAGGTAGAGTATATTTTCATTGCCAACTTGGTAGCTAGTGCGGCAACCTTTTTCGTATTCACTAAGAATTATTGGCAACTGAATTTCAACATCAACAAGGAGTTATTGCAACAGATGTTGCGTTATAGTTTCCCGGTGATGGTGGCGGGATTGGCTTTTGCCATCAACGAAAGCTTTGACAAAATTTTACTACAGCGTTTATTACCCGCAGATATAGCTTCTGCTGAAGTTGGAAAATATGCGGCTTGTTATAAACTAGGCCTTTTTATGGTGTTATTTAGACAGGCTTATACTTTGGGGATTGAACCCTTTTTCTTTAATTATGCCAAAAATGACGATGCTCCTACCAAATATGCAACCGTAACCAAATACTTCATCTTAATGGGAAGTTTGATTATGTTGGGGGTAGTGGTATTTGCTGATATTTTAAAGGTATTATTCATTCGAAATGAAAGTTATTGGGATGCGATGACTGTAGTTCCCCTCATCATTTTGGCGAATTTATGCATGGGTATCTACACCAACCTATCCGTTTGGTATAAGTTGCGCGATAAAACGAGTATGGGGGCGTATATCTCTATTTTTGGAGCTGTATTAACCCTAATCTTCAACTATGCGTTAATTCCTATTTGGGGATATATGGGTTCTGCTATTGCCACCCTATTGGCTTATGGATCCATGATGCTCGTATCTTACGTACTGGGACAAAAATACTACCCGATACCGTATGACAAAAAAGCCATTGGTTTGTATATGGGATTATCCATTCTCTTATCCTATATCTATTTCTACCACTTTAGAGAAAACTATCTCGTTGGTTTTGCAGCCCTGCTTCTATTCGCAGCAGTGGTATATAGTCAAGAAAAAAACACCTTGAAACGAATACTTAAAAAATAA
- a CDS encoding DUF4139 domain-containing protein — protein sequence MKKGIVLWMALSAVAVWAQKPVYTKANLESARVYYDGAELTQNTQVTLPKGLSEVVITNVSDQLMENTIKVGSINEVTVMSVQFSNAYIEEYDNVNNSPLMKPLRDSIATMEQKLSSITNAINADQKAIEFMDSYSFDDKSMGSNFTDVSKWVEYYGKKRHELSNSIFIKTKEKEKIETKWNDLKSQLTIGGDKSERTSRGKLIVQVMNAKEGNIPFRINYATNRAQWTPSYDLRIDKINTPIKMMYKAQVVQTSGIDWRNVRLSLTSGKLNQNYTIPTWSTWFVQYEVPLANTVGYSSYESSLSDVSRMIEGKAAGLNVRTRRSNNEVSYEDRQTVAEYTTISESELNVTFDIAIPYSILSNGKRHSVDLNTFDISGEYKFYAAPKLDANAYLVAEIKDYGKHNLLSGQANVIYDGMNIGQTYLSTENTEEKLRLNIGKDPNISISRELISDKSGTKTLSSKKEQTFTYEISIKNNKKETVAVQVEDQYPVSTDNSIEVTLNEVSKGTTEAEKGLITWNVPLQPNEVKKIRVSYTLKYSKDKNIENIHY from the coding sequence ATGAAAAAAGGAATAGTTTTATGGATGGCATTGAGTGCTGTCGCAGTATGGGCGCAAAAACCCGTCTATACGAAGGCAAATTTGGAGAGTGCTCGCGTATATTACGATGGAGCAGAATTAACCCAAAATACACAAGTAACTTTACCCAAAGGATTGTCTGAAGTGGTTATTACCAATGTATCGGATCAATTGATGGAAAACACCATCAAAGTAGGATCGATTAATGAGGTAACGGTGATGTCGGTTCAGTTTTCCAATGCCTATATTGAGGAATATGACAATGTGAATAACTCACCTTTGATGAAACCGTTGCGTGATAGTATTGCTACGATGGAACAGAAATTAAGTAGTATTACCAATGCAATTAATGCCGATCAAAAGGCTATTGAATTTATGGATAGCTATAGTTTTGATGATAAATCGATGGGTAGTAATTTTACAGATGTGTCAAAATGGGTAGAGTATTATGGGAAAAAAAGACATGAATTATCTAATTCCATTTTTATAAAAACAAAGGAAAAGGAAAAAATAGAAACCAAGTGGAATGATTTAAAATCTCAGTTGACAATTGGTGGTGATAAATCAGAACGCACCAGTCGAGGTAAGTTAATTGTACAAGTGATGAACGCAAAAGAAGGGAATATTCCCTTCCGAATTAATTATGCGACCAATCGCGCTCAATGGACTCCTTCCTATGATTTGCGTATTGATAAAATAAACACACCAATTAAAATGATGTACAAAGCGCAAGTGGTTCAAACGTCTGGTATTGATTGGCGCAATGTGAGATTGAGTTTGACTTCAGGAAAATTGAATCAGAATTATACCATTCCAACTTGGAGTACTTGGTTCGTTCAATATGAAGTCCCTCTTGCTAATACAGTAGGCTATAGCAGTTATGAATCATCGTTATCAGATGTCTCTCGAATGATTGAGGGTAAAGCCGCTGGGCTTAATGTCAGAACTAGACGATCAAATAATGAAGTTTCTTATGAAGATCGTCAAACCGTAGCTGAATACACCACTATAAGTGAAAGTGAATTGAATGTAACCTTTGATATTGCAATCCCGTATTCAATTTTGAGCAATGGAAAACGCCACAGTGTGGATTTGAATACGTTTGATATTAGTGGGGAGTACAAGTTCTATGCTGCACCAAAATTGGATGCTAATGCCTACTTAGTAGCAGAGATTAAAGACTATGGTAAGCACAACTTATTATCTGGGCAAGCCAATGTGATTTATGACGGAATGAATATTGGACAAACGTATTTATCTACAGAAAATACAGAAGAAAAATTGCGTTTGAATATCGGGAAAGATCCAAATATTTCAATCAGTCGCGAATTGATCTCAGATAAATCAGGCACAAAAACACTATCGTCTAAAAAAGAACAGACGTTTACCTACGAGATTAGCATCAAAAACAACAAAAAAGAAACAGTAGCAGTACAAGTAGAAGATCAATATCCTGTGAGTACAGACAATTCAATTGAAGTTACCTTAAATGAGGTATCCAAAGGAACAACTGAAGCAGAGAAAGGATTAATTACTTGGAATGTCCCTTTGCAACCGAATGAGGTGAAAAAGATACGAGTAAGCTATACGTTGAAGTACAGCAAAGACAAAAACATAGAGAATATCCACTATTAA
- a CDS encoding LytR/AlgR family response regulator transcription factor codes for MNPIRCFILDDEPLAISLLTEYTKNIPHLELVGASTSAIEALQVLTVEPIDLLFIDIQMPQLTGLQIMDILGDKTKYIITSAYSEYAIKGYEYQVLDYLLKPISFERFYKSIQKAKDYFHPQALPTPIPKETGDANFLFVKTDGKLIKIFLKDLLFVEGLKDYLCLHLKQEKIIILDTFTELEKRLPATDFMRVHKSYAVRLDQIDTIERNRLFIGNQIIPVGKTYIEQFQRWIKNHQ; via the coding sequence ATGAATCCAATCCGCTGTTTTATTTTAGATGATGAGCCCTTGGCCATTTCCCTATTGACGGAATACACTAAGAATATTCCCCATTTGGAATTGGTAGGAGCGTCTACCTCTGCTATTGAAGCCTTGCAAGTTTTGACGGTAGAACCCATCGATTTGCTGTTCATAGATATTCAGATGCCTCAGCTCACGGGGTTGCAAATTATGGATATCTTGGGAGATAAAACCAAGTATATCATCACATCTGCCTATAGTGAATATGCTATAAAAGGGTATGAATACCAAGTGTTGGATTATTTGTTAAAACCGATTTCTTTTGAGCGTTTTTACAAGAGTATTCAGAAGGCAAAAGACTACTTTCATCCCCAAGCGTTACCAACTCCAATACCTAAAGAAACAGGAGATGCTAATTTTTTATTTGTCAAAACAGATGGTAAATTAATTAAGATTTTTCTAAAAGATTTACTTTTTGTAGAGGGGCTAAAAGATTACTTATGCCTGCATTTGAAACAAGAAAAAATAATCATTCTCGATACCTTTACGGAACTAGAAAAAAGATTGCCAGCCACCGATTTTATGCGCGTACATAAATCTTATGCGGTTCGCTTGGATCAAATAGATACCATTGAGCGTAATCGATTATTTATCGGCAATCAAATTATTCCCGTAGGAAAAACTTATATAGAACAATTTCAACGTTGGATTAAAAATCATCAGTAA
- a CDS encoding PdaC/SigV domain-containing protein codes for MKKVIYFSLLLTFMVGCNTKNNSSEALQFEQREFVQSSDNCIDEECTTIKLSLPVITNEDHEIAAKINQHLVATIDSIVAVDDVTASSTTLEELSKNYIANYKEFVAKFPDETLPWKAEVEGDITFYNADLLSIALEYYTFAGGAYGFKSEVALNFNPKTGDLYKVEDLISNWEELQKLMALQLKDKMDIWTKNNQLKYPESIFFYEDSIGFIYNAVDEDARYNGPTKIDFPKARVLPFLKINVEPATAEK; via the coding sequence ATGAAAAAAGTTATCTATTTCTCGTTATTACTCACCTTTATGGTTGGTTGCAATACCAAGAACAACTCTTCAGAGGCCTTGCAATTTGAGCAAAGAGAATTTGTACAATCTTCAGACAACTGCATCGACGAGGAATGTACAACCATCAAACTGAGTCTTCCGGTAATAACCAATGAAGATCACGAAATTGCAGCAAAAATCAACCAACATCTTGTAGCAACCATCGATAGTATCGTCGCAGTAGATGATGTAACAGCGAGTAGCACAACATTAGAGGAGCTTAGTAAAAACTACATTGCCAACTACAAGGAATTTGTTGCTAAATTTCCCGACGAAACCCTCCCTTGGAAGGCAGAAGTAGAAGGAGATATTACCTTTTACAATGCAGATTTACTTTCTATCGCGCTTGAATACTATACTTTTGCGGGTGGAGCTTATGGATTTAAAAGTGAAGTCGCTCTAAACTTCAATCCAAAAACGGGAGATTTATACAAAGTAGAAGATTTAATTAGCAATTGGGAAGAATTGCAAAAACTCATGGCCTTGCAATTGAAAGATAAAATGGATATTTGGACGAAAAACAACCAGTTGAAATATCCAGAAAGTATTTTCTTTTATGAAGATAGCATAGGATTTATTTACAATGCAGTAGATGAGGATGCCCGCTACAATGGTCCAACAAAAATTGACTTCCCCAAAGCACGTGTTCTTCCTTTTTTAAAAATAAACGTGGAACCTGCAACGGCAGAAAAATAA
- the radA gene encoding DNA repair protein RadA, which produces MAKVKTAFFCQSCGSQSPKWMGQCPTCKEWNTLIEEVIQKEEKTGWKAVSSGASTSKRVAKPLKVKEIDSAEEIRMNTLDGELNRVLGGGLVPGSMVLLGGEPGIGKSTLLLQISLRLPFKVLYVSGEESQKQIKMRAERINPNNENCYILTETNTQNIFRQIEEIQPDVLIIDSIQTLHTDYIESSAGTVSQIKECTAELTKFAKETGTPVLIIGHITKDGSIAGPKMLEHMVDTVLQFEGDRNHVYRILRANKNRFGSTAELGIYEMQGSGLREVSNPSEILISHKDEELSGTAIAATLEGMRPLMVEVQSLVSTAVYGTPQRSATGYNLKRLNMLLAVLEKRAGFRLGQKDVFLNITGGITVDDPAIDLGVVAAILSSDQDISIEKGVTFAGEVGLSGEIRPINRVDQRIQEAEKLGFTQILVSKYNKISYTGTGIKVILVTKIEDVVEHLFG; this is translated from the coding sequence ATGGCAAAAGTAAAAACGGCTTTTTTCTGTCAAAGTTGTGGATCTCAATCTCCCAAGTGGATGGGACAATGTCCGACGTGTAAAGAGTGGAACACCTTGATAGAAGAGGTGATTCAGAAAGAAGAAAAAACAGGGTGGAAAGCCGTTAGTTCGGGTGCCTCAACTTCCAAACGTGTAGCCAAGCCTTTGAAAGTAAAAGAAATTGACAGTGCAGAAGAAATCCGAATGAATACCTTGGACGGGGAGTTAAACCGCGTGCTGGGAGGAGGATTAGTGCCTGGATCTATGGTTTTACTTGGAGGTGAACCGGGAATTGGAAAGAGTACGTTGTTGTTGCAAATTTCGTTGCGCTTACCTTTTAAAGTACTCTATGTTTCTGGAGAAGAAAGTCAGAAGCAAATTAAGATGCGCGCAGAACGCATCAATCCCAATAATGAGAATTGCTATATCCTAACAGAAACCAATACCCAAAATATTTTTCGTCAGATTGAAGAAATTCAACCCGATGTATTGATTATTGACTCCATTCAAACTTTGCATACCGATTATATTGAGTCTTCGGCTGGAACTGTTTCACAGATTAAAGAGTGTACAGCGGAACTAACGAAGTTTGCCAAAGAAACAGGAACGCCTGTTTTAATTATTGGTCATATTACCAAAGATGGGAGTATTGCGGGGCCGAAAATGTTAGAACACATGGTCGATACGGTGTTACAGTTTGAAGGAGATCGCAATCACGTGTACCGTATTTTGCGTGCCAATAAAAACCGTTTTGGATCAACAGCCGAATTGGGCATTTACGAAATGCAAGGCAGTGGTTTGCGTGAAGTGTCGAATCCGTCTGAGATTCTGATTTCGCATAAAGATGAAGAATTATCCGGAACGGCTATTGCGGCCACTTTAGAAGGAATGCGTCCGCTGATGGTGGAAGTGCAATCGCTGGTGAGTACCGCAGTCTATGGAACCCCGCAACGCAGTGCTACGGGATATAATCTAAAACGATTGAATATGTTATTGGCTGTGCTTGAAAAAAGAGCAGGATTTCGCCTCGGACAAAAAGACGTCTTTTTAAATATTACGGGGGGAATTACCGTGGATGATCCCGCGATTGACTTAGGGGTTGTGGCGGCAATTTTATCTTCGGATCAAGATATCTCCATTGAAAAAGGAGTAACCTTCGCTGGAGAAGTTGGACTTTCTGGAGAAATCAGACCGATTAACCGCGTGGATCAACGCATTCAAGAAGCTGAGAAATTGGGTTTTACCCAGATTCTAGTTTCGAAATACAACAAAATTTCGTACACGGGAACGGGAATAAAAGTTATTTTAGTAACGAAGATTGAAGATGTTGTCGAACATCTCTTTGGATAA
- a CDS encoding sensor histidine kinase has translation MTKRQIICIHLLFWVVFIVRSSMYFNYDNLQYELTFWGETAEKKVFRYYNFIFSALSAAVFYLNYFYIIPKFIGAKKFVRILFGVLLSYAIFIGLRYFLEEYLLNVLYGFTNYNRLLPLSFYIFDNLYFASLSIIPSITLWFIVHFVQSQKEKTEALALKTEAEINFLKSQVNPHFIFNTMNNIYYLVYQKSELALPAIEKLSQLMRYVTYDSQQKTVALQAEIEYIGNYIELECMRIQGEKYIQFTKEIENPLLQIPPLLLLPFIENAFKHGEVIDAENPYVISIIQRKNTLIFESSNKINTYQKDKQKGIGVENIQKRLTLHFPDQHQLTIDQTKLTYFCKLTIAL, from the coding sequence GTTTTGGGGAGAAACAGCAGAAAAGAAAGTATTTCGCTATTATAACTTTATTTTTTCAGCACTAAGTGCGGCGGTGTTTTATCTGAATTATTTCTATATTATTCCCAAGTTTATAGGGGCCAAAAAGTTTGTTCGCATTCTCTTCGGTGTACTCTTGAGTTATGCCATTTTTATCGGGTTACGCTATTTTCTGGAAGAATATTTGTTGAATGTATTATACGGTTTCACCAATTACAATCGCTTACTCCCCCTTTCTTTTTACATTTTTGACAATTTGTATTTTGCAAGTTTGAGTATTATTCCCTCGATTACCCTGTGGTTTATTGTGCATTTCGTACAATCCCAAAAGGAAAAAACAGAGGCTTTGGCGTTGAAAACAGAAGCAGAAATCAACTTTTTAAAATCGCAGGTCAATCCTCATTTTATTTTTAATACGATGAATAATATTTACTATTTAGTGTATCAAAAATCAGAGTTAGCTTTGCCGGCCATTGAAAAATTGAGTCAATTGATGCGTTATGTTACCTATGATAGTCAGCAGAAAACAGTTGCTTTACAGGCTGAAATTGAGTATATTGGCAATTATATTGAATTGGAGTGCATGCGTATTCAAGGGGAGAAATATATCCAGTTTACCAAAGAAATTGAAAACCCCTTGTTGCAAATCCCCCCTCTTTTATTGCTGCCCTTTATTGAAAATGCCTTTAAACACGGAGAGGTGATTGATGCCGAAAATCCGTATGTAATTTCCATTATACAACGAAAAAACACCTTGATTTTTGAATCGTCCAACAAGATCAATACCTATCAGAAAGATAAACAAAAAGGCATTGGCGTAGAAAATATACAAAAGCGCTTGACTTTGCATTTTCCAGACCAGCATCAATTGACCATTGATCAAACAAAATTGACCTATTTTTGCAAGCTAACAATAGCATTATGA